GACTCACGCGCCCGGAAAATCCGCGAACGCACAGTACCTATTGGACATTCCATTGTCACTGCAATTTCTTCGTAACTCATGCCCTCCAGCTCACGCAGAATGATGGCCGTGCGCAAATCCTCGGGTAATTCCTCGATTGCCGAGGTAATCACCTCCTGGATTTCCGCCGTCAACATCTCGCGCTCTGGCGTGGCATACTCCTTTAGAGCAGACTCACCACTAAATTGTTCCGCTTCATCTGCACCAATATCGACATCAGGCAAACGGCGGCTCTGCGACACCAGATAATTTTTGGCGGTATTGATGGCAATACGGTAAAGCCAGGTGTAAAAAGCGCTTTCACCACGGAAGTTTTTCAACCCACGGTAGGCTTTAATGAAAGCTTCCTGCGCCACATCCTGGGCAGTGTCGTGGTCATGTACATAGCGCAACACCAGATTGATAACCTTGTGCTGGTATTTCAGGACCAGAATATCAAATGATCGTTTATCCCCCGACTGGACCCGCTGCACCAGTTCGAGGTCGGTTAGACTAGCGCCCATCAGGGCTTTTCTCCTTGGTTATTATCTCACTAAGACTATATGCTACATGCCATAAGGCAATATTAGAATAGTAAACCCAAGGAATTCCGCACTGGATGCGAGAGGTAAAAGATGTACGATGTACTCATCATCGGTAGTGGCGCTGCCGGCCTGACCCTGGCATTGAGCCTGCCCGAAAATTGCCGAATTGCCGTCCTGAGCAAGGATGTCATCACGGAAGGCAGCACTGTTTACGCCCAGGGCGGCATTTCCGCTGTGCTAGACGCAACCGACAGCGTGGATTCGCATATTGAGGATACCTTGAATGCCGGGGCAGGCTTGTGTGATGCCGAAGCCGTGCGTTTTACGGTGGAAAATGGCGCAACATCCATCGGCTGGCTGCTGGATGCAGGCGTCCCGTTTACCCGCGAGGAACATGATACCAGCCGCTTGCATCTGACCCGTGAAGGCGGCCACAGCCATCGCCGCATCGCCCATGCTGCCGATGCCAGCGGTGCCGCCATTGAAAACACGCTGGTCAGCCAGATTCGCCAGCGCGCCAACATCACCACGCTGGAACACCATATTGCGGTCGACCTAATCACCTCCCGCAAGCTGGGTTACCGCAACAACCGCTGCATGGGTGCGTATGTGCTAAACCGTAAAAGCAAGCGCATCATCACCGTGGAAGCGCGTTTCACCGTACTGGCAACCGGCGGGGCAAGCAAGGTTTACCTGTACACCAGCAACCCCGACGGAGCCAGCGGCGACGGCATCGCCATGGCCTGGCGTGCCGGTTGCCGGATCGCCAACATGGAATTCATGCAGTTCCATCCAACCTGTCTTTACCATCCACACGCCAAATCCAGCCTGATTACCGAAGCAGTGCGCGGCGAAGGCGGGCGGCTGCTGTTGCCGGATGGCACCCGTTTCATGCCCAAATTCGACCCACGCGCCGAACTCGCCCCCCGCGACATCGTGGCGCGCGCCATCGACCATGAAATGAAGCGGCTGGGGCTAGATTGCGTCTACCTCGACATCAGCCACAAGCCCAAAGACTTTATCCTCAGCCACTTCCCCAACGTGTATGCCACCTGCGAAAAATTTGGCTATGACATGAGCAAGGAACCGGTTCCGGTTGTACCTGCTGCCCATTACACTTGCGGCGGCGTGATGGTGGATCAGGATGGCCGCACCGATGTGGATGCACTGTATTGCATCGGTGAAGCCTCCTACACTGGCCTGCACGGAGCCAACCGCATGGCCAGCAATTCCCTGCTGGAATGTGTTGTCTATGGCAAATCCAGCGCTGAAGACATCACGGCACGCCTGAATGAAGCTGCCCTCGACCTGCCGATTCCACACTGGGATGAAAGCCGCGTCACTGACTCGGATGAGCGCGTAGTCATTACCCACAACTGGGATGAAATCCGCCGCTTCATGTGGGATTACGTCGGCATTGTGCGAACCACCAAGCGCCTGCAACGCGCCCTCAACCGCATGGAACTGCTGTTGCGGGAAATCGACGAGTATTACGCCAACTTCCGCGTGACCAGCGACCTGATTGAACTACGCAATCTCGCGCTGGTGGCATGGCTGATTATCCGCTCCGCCTTAAACCGGCCAGAAAGCCGTGGTTTGCACTACACGCTGGATTTCCCCAAACTCAACCACAAACTGGATGGCATACCGACGGTTTTAGACCCGATTACCACCTACCATCCTTACTGATTTGCGGTAAACTCTCGGTTTTTTACGCTTACCCACTGTTAATTTGTATCAGGATACGGCATGGAACTTTCTGCACTGACCGCACTTTCCCCCACTGACGGGCGCTACGCCAGCAAAACGGCGGCATTACGCCCCTGGTTCAGCGAATATGGCCTTATTTACCACCGTGTATTGGTGGAAATCCGCTGGTTGCAGATGCTGGCC
The sequence above is drawn from the Thiothrix nivea DSM 5205 genome and encodes:
- the rpoE gene encoding RNA polymerase sigma factor RpoE, which codes for MGASLTDLELVQRVQSGDKRSFDILVLKYQHKVINLVLRYVHDHDTAQDVAQEAFIKAYRGLKNFRGESAFYTWLYRIAINTAKNYLVSQSRRLPDVDIGADEAEQFSGESALKEYATPEREMLTAEIQEVITSAIEELPEDLRTAIILRELEGMSYEEIAVTMECPIGTVRSRIFRARESIDKVLRPLLG
- the nadB gene encoding L-aspartate oxidase is translated as MYDVLIIGSGAAGLTLALSLPENCRIAVLSKDVITEGSTVYAQGGISAVLDATDSVDSHIEDTLNAGAGLCDAEAVRFTVENGATSIGWLLDAGVPFTREEHDTSRLHLTREGGHSHRRIAHAADASGAAIENTLVSQIRQRANITTLEHHIAVDLITSRKLGYRNNRCMGAYVLNRKSKRIITVEARFTVLATGGASKVYLYTSNPDGASGDGIAMAWRAGCRIANMEFMQFHPTCLYHPHAKSSLITEAVRGEGGRLLLPDGTRFMPKFDPRAELAPRDIVARAIDHEMKRLGLDCVYLDISHKPKDFILSHFPNVYATCEKFGYDMSKEPVPVVPAAHYTCGGVMVDQDGRTDVDALYCIGEASYTGLHGANRMASNSLLECVVYGKSSAEDITARLNEAALDLPIPHWDESRVTDSDERVVITHNWDEIRRFMWDYVGIVRTTKRLQRALNRMELLLREIDEYYANFRVTSDLIELRNLALVAWLIIRSALNRPESRGLHYTLDFPKLNHKLDGIPTVLDPITTYHPY